A single Dermacentor albipictus isolate Rhodes 1998 colony chromosome 3, USDA_Dalb.pri_finalv2, whole genome shotgun sequence DNA region contains:
- the LOC139057687 gene encoding uncharacterized protein → MCLVGEALAVYSRMSATDALDYDKVKKALLQRFRLTAEGFRDKFRSSKPHDNETGQQFAARISNYFDRWLEMANVEKTFEDLRDNMIAEQFLASCHQGVAIFLKERNLRTVAELSEHADRYLEAQGQRHLGKGKEDKKIPDERENTRSRIKCFICDKIGHRAVNCPLGRTRSATLKCEGCGRHGHTIQTCRGNSENKTACVVASKSHIEGDRTQMEPEYSDKAGAVMTVPRSEDPKTSMPVVVGVLQGRKVSVLRDTGSNIVMVRRSMVSDRDITGTEAPVRLADGTVRRMPMARASLLTPYYCGWIEARCVKEPLYDVILGNVPGVRRVDDPDPLWSFPSIQITSRTEHESTEASGRDNGRSSDPYTGEASILSVEKSTRNQDRRDVGIKNTSGTGIDITATEMKKRQEADSTLRHYFEILGKWIQNKKSRVVHKFEKVGELLYRIARTHDGRETRQLVVPASLRRAVLELAHDTIMAGHQGVRKTTSRVSEEFFWPCMQSDIKRFVRSCDICQRTTSKGLVSKAPLGTTPIIEQPFQKDSGTVITELVAESPYHADIPATEFTPQKAKITSMMSKPSVCEKRRAQELKNNGRIIAVSDNFDKPRACMSASRPNSWFHLNHSTRGNVAMRRQRRESGLVHSFLSGCIDVTQQPVGRSTRIY, encoded by the coding sequence ATGTGTCTGGTGGGGGAAGCGTTGGCCGTGTACAGCCGGATGTCAGCGACTGACGCACTAGATTACGACAAGGTAAAGAAGGCTCTCCTACAACGCTTCAGACTAACGGCCGAAGGTTTCCGGGATAAATTCCGAAGCTCCAAGCCACACGATAACGAGACAGGCCAGCAATTCGCCGCTCGAATCTCCAACTACTTTGATCGTTGGTTGGAGATGGCTAACGTAGAGAAGacatttgaagacttgagggACAACATGATTGCAGAACAGTTCCTAGCATCATGTCATCAGGGCGTGGCAATATTCCTGAAAGAACGCAACTTGAGGACGGTGGCTGAACTATCTGAACACGCCGACCGGTATTTAGAAGCCCAAGGCCAAAGGCACTTAGGAAAGGGGAAGGAAGATAAGAAGATACCAGATGAGAGAGAAAATACTCGAAGTAGAATCAAATGTTTCATTTGTGACAAGATAGGGCATCGGGCTGTGAATTGTCCCTTGGGTCGGACTCGCAGTGCGACGTTGAAGTGCGAGGGATGCGGACGGCATGGACATACAATACAAACCTGCCGAGGTAATTCAGAAAATAAAACTGCCTGTGTTGTTGCGAGCAAAAGTCACATCGAAGGTGACAGGACACAAATGGAGCCGGAGTACAGCGACAAGGCAGGCGCTGTCATGACAGTTCCGAGGTCAGAAGACCCGAAAACCTCGATGCCAGTAGTAGTGGGAGTGCTGCAAGGACGAAAAGTGTCAGTACTCAGAGACACCGGGTCCAACATTGTTATGGTAAGGCGATCCATGGTGTCGGACAGAGATATCACCGGTACAGAAGCACCAGTTCGATTGGCGGATGGTACAGTAAGGCGAATGCCTATGGCTCGTGCGTCGCTTTTGACGCCCTATTATTGCGGTTGGATTGAAGCCCGGTGCGTCAAAGAACCGCTGTACGACGTCATTCTTGGGAATGTGCCAGGAGTTAGAAGAGTGGATGATCCAGATCCCCTCTGGAGTTTTCCCAGTATCCAAATTACAAGTAGGACGGAGCATGAATCCACCGAAGCAAGTGGCAGAGACAACGGAAGAAGTTCGGATCCGTATACCGGAGAAGCTAGTATATTGTCAGTAGAGAAAAGCACAAGGAACCAGGATAGGAGAGATGTCGGTATAAAGAATACTTCAGGCACCGGCATCGATATAACTGcgacagaaatgaagaaaaggcaagaagcgGACAGTACACTGCGACATTATTTTGAAATTTTAGGGAAATGGATTCAGAATAAGAAGAGCCGGGTCGTACATAAGTTTGAGAAGGTTGGAGAATTACTTTACCGTATAGCCAGAACTCACGATGGAAgagaaacacgacagctagtagTGCCAGCGAGTTTACGAAGGGCAGTCCTCGAGCTGGCGCACGACACTATAATGGCTGGCCATCAAGGAGTaagaaagacgaccagccgaGTATCCGAAGAATTCTTTTGGCCGTGCATGCAAAGTGACATTAAACGGTTTGTGCGATCTTGCGACATATGCCAGAGAACCACATCAAAAGGATTGGTATCAAAGGCACCTCTAGGAACTACGCCTATTATTGAGCAACCATTTCAAAAGGACTCCGGAACTGTCATCACAGAGTTGGTTGCTGAAAGCCCATACCATGCAGACATCCCAGCAACAGAATTTACCCCTCAGAAGGCGAagataacaagcatgatgtctaaGCCGAGCGTATGTGAGAAAAGACGGGCTCAAGAATTGAAGAACAATGGACGCATCATCGCTGTGTCTGACAACTTTGACAAGCCCAGGGCATGCATGTCTGCGTCCCGCCCCAACTCCTGGTTTCATCTAAATCATTCTACTCGAGGCAATGTCGCGATGAGACGCCAGCGTCGAGAGTCAGGACTAGTGCACAGCTTCCTGTCTGGCTGTATCGATGTCACACAACAACCGGTAGGCAGGAGTACGCGGATTTACTGA